One genomic segment of Tripterygium wilfordii isolate XIE 37 chromosome 9, ASM1340144v1, whole genome shotgun sequence includes these proteins:
- the LOC120006179 gene encoding BURP domain protein RD22-like — protein MKFNLIHIVAFFTIALVASHAAIPPEQYWNSVLPNTPMPKAISDLLRPDYAEDKSTSVNVGKGGVGVNSGKGKPAGGTGVNVGPGGVGVNTGKPGKRTNVGVGKGGVSVNTGPKGKPVYVGVKPGKNPFIYQYAATDNQLHDDPNVALFFLEKDMHPGTTMNLHFNENTNKATILPRQVANSIPFSSNKLPEIFNHFSVKPGSVEAEIIQDTVKECESPGIKGEDKYCATSLESMIDFTRTRLGKNTQAISTEVDGQTQFQRYKITAGVTKMRGDKSVVCHKKNYAYAVFYCHATQTTNAYVVPLEGADGMKVNAVAVCHKDTSAWNPKHLAFQVLKVMPGTVPICHFLPQDHIVWVSK, from the exons ATGAAGTTCAATCTCATACATATTGTTGCTTTCTTTACT ATTGCACTGGTGGCCAGCCATGCTGCCATACCTCCTGAACAGTACTGGAACTCTGTGCTACCTAACACTCCCATGCCCAAAGCGATCAGTGATCTTCTGCGCCCAG ACTATGCAGAAGACAAAAGCACCTCTGTCAATGTTGGAAAAGGAGGAGTTGGTGTCAATTCTGGGAAAGGAAAGCCAGCAGGCGGCACGGGAGTGAATGTAGGACCGGGAGGTGTTGGTGTCAACACAGGAAAGCCTGGTAAGAGGACAAATGTTGGCGTTGGTAAAGGAGGAGTATCTGTAAACACAGGGCCCAAGGGAAAGCCAGTATATGTTGGTGTAAAACCTGGGAAAAATCCATTCATTTACCAATATGCTGCCACCGACAATCAACTCCATGATGACCCAAATGTAGCTCTTTTCTTCTTAGAAAAGGACATGCATCCTGGCACTACAATGAATTTGCATTTCAATGAAAACACAAACAAGGCCACCATCTTGCCTCGCCAAGTTGCTAATTCAATACCCTTTTCATCAAACAAGTTGCCAGAAATTTTCAACCATTTTTCAGTTAAACCAGGGTCAGTGGAAGCTGAAATAATCCAAGACACAGTCAAAGAGTGTGAAAGTCCTGGAATTAAAGGGGAGGATAAATATTGTGCTACTTCACTGGAATCGATGATCGACTTCACCCGTACCAGGCTCGGAAAGAATACTCAGGCAATCTCTACAGAGGTGGACGGGCAAACCCAATTTCAAAGGTACAAAATTACAGCAGGAGTAACAAAGATGAGGGGTGACAAGTCTGTTGTGTGTCATAAGAAAAATTATGCATATGCTGTCTTCTACTGCCATGCTAcacaaacaacaaatgcttACGTTGTTCCTTTAGAGGGTGCTGATGGGATGAAAGTTAATGCAGTAGCAGTATGCCACAAAGATACCTCGGCATGGAACCCAAAGCATTTGGCTTTTCAAGTGCTCAAAGTTATGCCAGGAACAGTTCCCATTTGCCACTTCCTTCCTCAGGATCATATTGTCTGGGTTTCCAAGTAG
- the LOC120005320 gene encoding indole-3-pyruvate monooxygenase YUCCA6-like has product MDNRKEIEGKQAHDPMFNSKKPSSRCLYVRGPVIVGAGPSGLAVAACLKEKGVPSVVLERSNCIASLWQLKTYDRLHLHLPKQFCELPLMGFPNDFPTYPTKEQFINYLQDYATRFDIRPTFNVTVSSAEFDRTLGLWRVRSVGVKGEEELEYLCRWLVVATGENAEAVVPEIEGMKEFGGDIKHTSLYKNGKEFRGKKVLVVGCGNSGMEVCLDLCNHNASPSLVVRDTVHVLPREMLGKSTFWLSMWLLKWLPMRLVDGFLLIVSWLILGDTARFGLDRPRLGPLTLKNLSGKTPVLDVGTLAKIKSGDVKICPGVKRLKHQAVEFVDGRRENFHAIILATGYKSNVPYWLKEKEMFSERDGLPRKPFPHGWKGEYGLYAVGFTKRGLLGASMDAKRIAQDVERCWQPAAKHPMLPQTSL; this is encoded by the exons ATGGACAATCGGAAGGAAATAGAAGGAAAGCAAGCTCATGATCCTATGTTCAACAGCAAGAAGCCCTCTTCACGTTGTTTATATGTTCGGGGGCCGGTGATCGTGGGGGCGGGGCCGTCGGGGCTGGCCGTGGCGGCGTGTTTGAAAGAAAAAGGTGTGCCAAGTGTAGTACTAGAGAGATCTAATTGCATAGCATCTTTGTGGCAGCTGAAGACGTACGATCGACTTCACCTTCACTTGCCTAAGCAATTTTGTGAGCTTCCTCTCATGGGGTTCCCTAATGATTTCCCAACATACCCTACAAAGGAACAATTCATTAATTACTTACAAGATTATGCTACAAGATTTGATATTAGGCCAACGTTCAATGTGACCGTGTCCAGTGCGGAATTCGATAGGACGCTGGGGCTCTGGCGCGTGAGGAGTGTGGGGGTAAAAGGGGAGGAGGAACTCGAGTACTTGTGCCGATGGTTGGTGGTGGCGACGGGGGAGAATGCGGAGGCGGTGGTGCCGGAGATTGAGGGAATGAAGGAGTTTGGAGGGGATATAAAGCACACAAGTTTGTATAAAAATGGAAAAGAGTTTAGAGGGAAAAAGGTTTTGGTTGTTGGTTGTGGGAATTCAGGAATGGAGGTTTGCTTGGATCTTTGCAATCATAATGCTAGTCCTTCGCTTGTGGTTAGAGATACG GTGCACGTCCTACCACGAGAGATGCTAGGAAAATCAACTTTCTGGCTGTCCATGTGGTTGCTAAAGTGGCTCCCCATGAGACTTGTCGATGGGTTCCTGCTGATAGTGTCATGGCTCATACTCGGTGACACGGCTCGCTTTGGATTGGACCGACCTCGCTTGGGTCCCCTTACTCTAAAAAACTTGTCCGGAAAGACCCCTGTTTTAGATGTCGGTACACTTGCCAAGATCAAATCTGGAGACGTCAAG ATATGTCCAGGGGTTAAGCGATTAAAACATCAGGCAGTGGAGTTCGTTGATGGGAGAAGAGAGAATTTTCATGCCATTATCTTGGCGACAGGTTACAAAAGCAATGTACCATATTGGCTAAAG GAAAAAGAGATGTTCTCGGAGCGAGATGGGTTGCCAAGGAAGCCATTTCCTCATGGTTGGAAAGGGGAGTATGGGCTGTACGCGGTGGGGTTCACTAAACGTGGACTGTTAGGTGCATCCATGGACGCTAAGCGAATAGCGCAAGACGTCGAACGCTGTTGGCAACCTGCGGCAAAGCATCCTATGTTGCCCCAAACTTCACTGTGA